A single window of Colletes latitarsis isolate SP2378_abdomen chromosome 4, iyColLati1, whole genome shotgun sequence DNA harbors:
- the LOC143341209 gene encoding uncharacterized protein LOC143341209 — protein sequence MLRPPRQTFLMKELGVSTTTVVDWASFCRELCVLWTEKYSVQIEGENQIVEVDEAKIGKQKYNKGRLMSGQWIFGGFDRGTTIISDCWKAYDCLNHKGYKHLTVNHKMNFVDPNSGAHTQNIERTWRETRANIPRYGIRTYHYIGYIAEFLFRRKFNFNDHLVAFFNIMADVFPINESTGA from the exons ATGCTACGGCCACCCCGGCAAACATTTTTAATGAAAGAACTGGGTGTATCTACAACGACAGTTGTTGATTGGGCGAGCTTTTGCAGAGAATTGTGTGTTTTATGGACTGAAAAATATTCAGTTCAAATAGAAGGCGAAAATCAAATTGTCGAAGTCGATGAAGCAAAAATTGGCAAACAGAAATATAATAAAGGTCGTCTTATGAGTGGACAGTGGATATTTGGAGGCTTCGATCG GGGGACAACAATCATTTCGGACTGTTGGAAGGCATATGACTGTTTGAATCACAAAGGCTATAAGCATTTAACGGTGAACCACAAAATGAACTTTGTGGATCCAAATAGCGGTGCTCATAcccaaaatatagagcgaacaTGGCGGGAAACACGGGCGAATATTCCCCGCTATGGAATACGCACCTACCATTATATTGGGTACATAGCAGAGTTTCTCTTTCgacgaaaattcaattttaacgaTCATCTTGTTGCGTTTTTTAATATAATGGCGGACGTGTTTCCCATTAATGAATCAACCGGTGCTTAA